One genomic window of Luteitalea pratensis includes the following:
- a CDS encoding M56 family metallopeptidase: MTAMIEVALRGSVVLLIGLIGYAALRGQAPALRHALLVATLCATPLAAPLGAVLPAIAVTLPRPFVTTQSMPPVSEHVALVGAPVMALPAPLGAATPAEPARLSWGTLLFALWGLGTAIALGALALSLVRLARATRTAAPIGQPQWDEALARASRAAGLRRPVVLRESPSADLLATWGWRRAYLLVPREALDWSCTRVDVVLGHELAHVRRNDWAWQVYATVIRALFWWNPLVWVMCHRLAIESERACDDEVLAQGIAAHAYAGHLVAIARTFRNRTPNAIAMPMARPSTLHRRITAMLNPHIQRAAPTRTTIALAIAALLLLVMPVAAIRGTAAQGELEGVVYDPTGAVVPEVRLVLVGPLSSTEAMELMLGKMSGGKKAQATTDAEGRFVFPAIEPGRYVLAAELPGFRALRQDLELRQPADWNRIVNLQVGAVQETISVTGRRGTGAAAAASPVRVRVGGNIRPPRKTKDVKPVYPESMQEAGQEGVVSIEAVIGRDGSVTAARVTAAQVHPDLASAALDAVRQWKFEPTLLNGGPVEVVMTVSVSFKLE; the protein is encoded by the coding sequence ATGACGGCCATGATCGAAGTCGCCCTTCGTGGGTCGGTCGTGCTGCTGATCGGACTGATCGGCTACGCCGCCCTTCGCGGGCAGGCGCCCGCGCTCCGGCATGCGCTGCTGGTCGCGACGCTCTGCGCCACTCCGCTGGCCGCTCCGCTTGGCGCGGTCCTGCCTGCGATCGCAGTGACCCTGCCGCGGCCGTTCGTGACGACGCAGTCGATGCCGCCAGTGAGTGAACACGTCGCGCTCGTCGGCGCGCCTGTTATGGCCCTACCGGCACCGCTCGGCGCGGCCACGCCAGCTGAGCCGGCGCGGTTGTCGTGGGGCACGCTGCTCTTCGCACTGTGGGGCCTCGGCACGGCCATCGCCCTCGGCGCCCTCGCGTTGTCGCTGGTGCGCCTCGCCAGGGCCACGCGCACGGCCGCGCCCATCGGACAGCCACAGTGGGACGAGGCCCTCGCCAGGGCGTCGCGTGCGGCGGGGCTACGCCGACCCGTGGTGCTTCGCGAAAGTCCAAGCGCCGACCTGCTCGCGACATGGGGTTGGCGGCGCGCCTACCTGCTCGTGCCTCGCGAGGCGCTCGACTGGTCCTGCACGCGAGTCGACGTCGTGCTCGGTCACGAGCTCGCCCACGTGCGCAGGAACGACTGGGCCTGGCAGGTCTACGCGACAGTCATACGGGCACTGTTCTGGTGGAATCCGCTCGTGTGGGTGATGTGCCACCGGCTGGCCATCGAGAGCGAGCGCGCGTGCGACGACGAAGTGCTGGCGCAGGGGATTGCTGCGCATGCCTACGCCGGTCACCTGGTGGCCATCGCGCGAACTTTCCGTAACCGAACACCGAACGCCATCGCGATGCCGATGGCTCGCCCTTCCACCCTGCACAGGAGAATCACGGCCATGCTGAATCCCCATATCCAACGTGCGGCACCGACGCGCACGACCATCGCCCTCGCCATCGCCGCGCTGTTGCTGCTCGTCATGCCCGTCGCCGCCATCCGCGGCACCGCGGCCCAGGGAGAGCTCGAGGGTGTCGTGTACGACCCCACGGGTGCGGTCGTCCCCGAGGTCCGCCTCGTACTCGTTGGTCCCCTCTCGTCCACCGAGGCGATGGAACTCATGCTCGGCAAGATGAGTGGTGGCAAGAAGGCGCAGGCCACCACGGATGCCGAGGGGCGGTTCGTCTTCCCGGCCATCGAGCCAGGCCGATACGTGCTCGCGGCGGAGTTGCCAGGCTTCCGGGCGCTGCGGCAGGACCTCGAACTGCGACAGCCGGCCGACTGGAACCGCATCGTCAATCTGCAGGTCGGCGCCGTACAGGAAACCATCAGCGTGACGGGACGTCGCGGCACTGGCGCAGCCGCGGCGGCCAGTCCGGTGCGGGTGCGGGTCGGCGGCAACATCCGGCCACCGCGCAAGACCAAGGACGTCAAGCCGGTCTACCCGGAGTCGATGCAGGAAGCCGGTCAGGAAGGCGTGGTCAGTATCGAAGCCGTGATCGGGCGGGAC
- a CDS encoding tetratricopeptide repeat protein: protein MRQLWVVVALALASGIAGATQVREPEARTLTGKPLYPPDPIPNREKLEGDLAIALSVTTTAQPEAMITIGRRHAYLWRYREAIDWFTRGIARYPADARMYRHRGHRYITTRQFDRARADLEKAASLIRGTADQVEPDGAPNRSGIPRSTLHFNICYHLGLTYYLQGDFAKALDAYRSCLAVSNNDDAVVATSDWLWMTLMRMGRKDEAARVLERITPKMDIMENASYHRRLLMYKGLETPEALLDPGGGDATTIATQGYGVGNYYLVTGDTARARKVFEQVTSGAGWNAFGYIAAEADLTRMK from the coding sequence ATGCGGCAACTGTGGGTGGTGGTGGCGCTGGCCCTCGCCAGCGGGATTGCGGGTGCGACGCAGGTCCGCGAGCCGGAGGCGCGGACCCTCACGGGCAAGCCCCTGTACCCGCCCGATCCGATCCCCAACCGGGAGAAACTCGAAGGGGATCTGGCGATTGCGTTGTCGGTGACGACCACGGCCCAGCCCGAGGCGATGATCACGATCGGGCGGCGCCATGCGTACCTGTGGCGGTATCGCGAGGCGATCGACTGGTTCACCAGGGGGATCGCGCGCTACCCGGCGGACGCGCGCATGTATCGGCACCGCGGCCATCGCTACATCACCACCCGGCAGTTCGATCGGGCGCGAGCCGATCTCGAGAAAGCGGCCAGCCTGATTCGCGGCACCGCCGATCAGGTCGAACCCGATGGCGCGCCGAATCGGTCAGGCATCCCCCGCAGCACGCTGCACTTCAACATCTGTTACCACCTCGGGCTGACCTATTACCTGCAGGGAGACTTCGCGAAGGCGCTCGACGCGTACCGTTCGTGCCTGGCGGTGTCCAACAACGACGATGCCGTCGTGGCGACGAGCGACTGGCTGTGGATGACGCTGATGCGGATGGGCAGGAAGGACGAAGCGGCCAGGGTCCTGGAGCGCATCACCCCGAAGATGGACATCATGGAGAACGCGTCGTACCACCGGCGCCTGCTGATGTACAAGGGCCTCGAGACGCCGGAGGCGTTGCTCGATCCCGGCGGCGGCGACGCGACAACGATCGCGACGCAGGGGTACGGCGTCGGCAACTACTACCTCGTGACCGGCGACACGGCACGCGCGCGCAAGGTATTCGAGCAGGTCACCTCGGGCGCAGGCTGGAACGCGTTCGGTTACATCGCCGCCGAGGCCGATCTTACGCGGATGAAGTGA
- a CDS encoding TonB-dependent receptor: MQSRSRRFAAVFVLAALALPASLHGQEARGRITGRVVDSSTSAVPGATVTVTDPARGSTALATTNEQGLFQAPYLLPGTYRVTVELQGFKKYVRDNVTVPVAETIDVQVTLEVGAMEETLTVVAEPPTVNTSNANLGLVVDQSKIASLPLIHGDPYKIMGLAPGLAHSGSQRLDRPYEPTHIVGYAYQGTRSNRSDLLIDGAPSTATANANEVIATYVPPSDLVQEFKVQTATFDAQFGNTEGGVTSISIKSGTNAYHGSAYYFAEPYKLGANDFFGKARGQDVVESSSDRPGFTVGGPVSVPGLFSGKDKTFFMFGFEHIKDVRPRFDAGGDSWVPTEKLRNGDFSDYASNITIYDPLTRAPIGGGQFTGQAFPGNAIPANRISPVAKKILEYYSLPKNPGLNGNITDSTLPETADYNSLTGRVDQRFGNKNRMFGRYSWYNRDSIYNEYLDSVASGTWFQFQSWQAVIDDVHTLNPTTILNVRYAYNRFDRNSGQEEDARNYDLTSLGFPASYNAMVPEANRYFPRLDFDGTTMIDVAFGADIRPITSHTVSATINKSQGAHTWKAGAEMRLYGERSVSTGNNQAGQYTFTNAYTRQNSASGTDFQGLQNYASFLLGLPATTSITRAAEYDEHSTTWGLYFHDDWRVGNKLTVNLGVRYELETPLSEVEDRTVSNFDYGYVQPIQGTVQSRYAALNDPALKALVPQLNVQGGLMFVGPDTDTTYQTPKNSILPRVGFAYEVNPKTVVRGGAGLFAGFLGQRRGDVIQPGYSQTTTINTTFNANGAPIPFGWENALLTTPILEPVGNAGGRQTSLGNAITFFNPNPSVSKQLRWQIGVQRELGSSWAAELVYVGNYGYDIEIVQNINALPNNYLNPDSSRTAAMNANNTFLSAAVTNPFAGLVPGSGINNATIARRQLLRPYPGFGDINTSNNDGSSMYHSMQASLQRRFSKGYTVGLAYTFSRWMQETEYLNAGDALPTRMISDLDVPHRLSINGVYELPFGNGKPILTDASGLTEALFGGWKVQGVYTYQAGFPVPFGTDAFYSGGEIQLPSGDRTTAQWFNTGAFTSILTDSAVNSTPVDHLRTLPLRFDDVRRDPIDNVDLSLIKSMGLSNGMRLELRFEYINAFNEPYFPVPVVNPTTSTFGQTTASNQDNYARRAQVGIKLTF; the protein is encoded by the coding sequence ATGCAATCCCGTTCGAGGCGCTTTGCAGCCGTCTTTGTGTTGGCGGCCCTCGCGCTCCCGGCGTCACTGCACGGGCAGGAGGCACGCGGCCGCATCACGGGCCGCGTCGTCGATTCGTCGACGTCGGCCGTGCCCGGCGCCACCGTGACCGTCACGGACCCCGCCCGCGGTTCGACCGCGCTGGCCACGACCAACGAGCAGGGCCTGTTCCAGGCGCCGTACCTGCTCCCGGGCACATACCGCGTCACCGTCGAACTCCAGGGATTCAAGAAGTACGTGCGCGACAACGTCACCGTGCCTGTTGCCGAGACCATCGATGTGCAGGTCACGCTCGAGGTCGGCGCGATGGAGGAAACGCTCACCGTCGTCGCCGAACCGCCGACCGTGAACACGTCGAATGCCAACCTGGGGCTGGTCGTCGATCAATCCAAGATCGCCTCATTGCCACTGATCCACGGCGATCCCTACAAGATCATGGGACTGGCGCCCGGGCTCGCCCACTCGGGCAGCCAACGGCTGGATCGCCCATATGAGCCCACGCACATCGTCGGCTATGCGTACCAGGGCACGCGCAGCAACCGCAGCGACCTGCTGATCGACGGCGCGCCGAGCACGGCCACCGCCAACGCCAACGAAGTCATCGCGACCTATGTCCCGCCGTCCGATCTCGTGCAGGAGTTCAAGGTGCAGACCGCGACCTTCGACGCCCAGTTCGGCAACACCGAAGGTGGGGTCACGAGCATCAGCATCAAGTCCGGGACCAACGCCTACCATGGCTCGGCCTACTACTTCGCGGAGCCGTACAAGCTCGGCGCCAACGACTTCTTCGGCAAGGCTCGCGGCCAGGATGTGGTCGAGAGCTCGTCGGACCGGCCCGGCTTCACGGTTGGTGGCCCGGTCAGCGTCCCGGGACTCTTCAGCGGCAAGGACAAGACGTTCTTCATGTTCGGCTTCGAACACATCAAGGACGTCCGCCCGCGCTTCGACGCCGGCGGTGACAGCTGGGTGCCGACCGAGAAGCTGCGCAACGGCGACTTCTCCGACTACGCGTCCAACATCACGATCTACGACCCGTTGACGCGCGCTCCGATCGGCGGCGGACAGTTCACGGGGCAGGCGTTCCCGGGCAACGCCATCCCGGCCAACCGGATCAGTCCGGTGGCGAAGAAGATCCTGGAGTACTACTCCCTGCCCAAGAACCCGGGCCTCAACGGCAACATCACCGACTCGACGCTGCCGGAGACGGCCGACTACAACAGCCTCACCGGGCGCGTGGACCAGCGGTTCGGCAACAAAAACCGGATGTTCGGCCGGTACAGCTGGTACAACCGCGACAGCATCTACAACGAGTATCTGGACTCGGTGGCCTCCGGCACCTGGTTCCAGTTCCAGTCGTGGCAGGCCGTCATCGATGACGTGCACACCCTGAACCCGACGACCATCCTGAACGTGCGGTATGCGTACAACCGTTTCGATCGCAACTCGGGGCAGGAAGAGGACGCCCGGAACTACGACCTGACGTCGCTCGGTTTCCCGGCGAGCTACAACGCGATGGTTCCCGAGGCCAACCGGTACTTCCCGCGCCTGGACTTCGACGGCACGACGATGATCGACGTCGCGTTCGGGGCCGACATCAGGCCGATCACCTCGCACACCGTCAGTGCCACGATCAACAAGTCGCAGGGCGCGCACACGTGGAAGGCCGGCGCGGAGATGCGCCTCTATGGCGAGCGCAGCGTGTCGACCGGCAACAACCAGGCCGGCCAGTACACGTTCACCAACGCGTACACGAGGCAGAACAGCGCCAGCGGCACAGACTTCCAGGGCCTGCAGAACTACGCGTCGTTCCTCCTCGGCCTGCCGGCCACGACTTCGATCACTCGCGCCGCAGAGTACGACGAGCACTCGACGACCTGGGGCCTCTACTTTCATGACGACTGGCGCGTCGGCAACAAGCTGACCGTCAATCTCGGCGTGCGCTACGAGCTCGAGACACCGCTGAGCGAGGTTGAAGACCGGACCGTGTCCAACTTCGACTACGGCTACGTCCAGCCGATTCAGGGCACGGTCCAGAGCCGCTACGCGGCCCTCAACGATCCGGCCCTGAAGGCGCTCGTGCCGCAGCTCAACGTCCAGGGCGGCCTCATGTTCGTCGGTCCGGATACAGACACGACCTACCAGACACCGAAGAACTCGATCCTGCCGCGCGTCGGATTCGCGTACGAGGTCAACCCCAAGACGGTCGTTCGCGGCGGTGCCGGACTGTTCGCGGGCTTCCTCGGGCAGCGGCGCGGCGACGTGATCCAGCCGGGCTACTCGCAGACGACGACCATCAACACGACGTTCAATGCCAACGGCGCCCCCATCCCCTTCGGCTGGGAGAACGCGCTGTTGACAACGCCGATCCTCGAGCCGGTCGGCAACGCCGGCGGCCGGCAGACCTCCCTCGGCAACGCGATCACGTTCTTCAATCCGAATCCGTCCGTCTCGAAGCAACTCCGGTGGCAGATCGGCGTGCAGCGTGAGCTGGGATCGAGCTGGGCCGCCGAACTGGTGTACGTGGGCAACTACGGATACGACATCGAGATCGTGCAGAACATCAATGCGCTGCCCAACAACTACCTGAACCCGGACAGCTCGCGGACCGCCGCGATGAATGCCAACAACACGTTCCTGTCGGCAGCGGTGACCAACCCGTTTGCCGGCCTGGTGCCGGGCAGCGGCATCAACAACGCGACGATCGCCCGCCGGCAGCTCCTGCGCCCGTACCCGGGGTTCGGCGACATCAACACGTCCAACAACGACGGGTCGTCGATGTATCACTCGATGCAGGCGAGCCTGCAACGGCGATTCTCGAAGGGCTACACGGTGGGTCTCGCCTACACCTTCTCGCGCTGGATGCAGGAGACCGAATACCTGAACGCCGGCGACGCGCTTCCGACCCGGATGATCTCGGACCTGGACGTTCCACACCGGCTGTCGATCAACGGCGTGTACGAGCTGCCGTTCGGCAACGGAAAGCCAATCCTTACTGATGCGAGCGGATTGACCGAGGCCCTGTTCGGTGGCTGGAAGGTCCAGGGGGTCTACACCTACCAGGCGGGATTCCCGGTCCCGTTCGGAACCGACGCCTTCTACAGCGGCGGTGAAATCCAGCTGCCGTCGGGTGACCGGACGACCGCACAGTGGTTCAATACGGGCGCGTTCACGTCCATCCTGACCGACTCGGCCGTCAACTCCACACCGGTCGACCATCTGCGGACGCTTCCGCTACGGTTCGACGACGTGCGCAGGGACCCGATCGACAACGTGGACCTCTCGCTCATCAAGAGCATGGGGTTGAGCAACGGCATGCGCCTCGAGCTCCGGTTCGAATACATCAACGCGTTCAACGAGCCGTATTTCCCGGTGCCGGTCGTCAACCCGACGACGTCGACGTTCGGCCAGACCACGGCGTCCAACCAGGACAACTACGCGAGGCGCGCGCAGGTCGGGATCAAGCTGACGTTCTGA
- a CDS encoding BlaI/MecI/CopY family transcriptional regulator, producing the protein MHQALSRRERQIMDVLYRHGRATAAEVLAALPGSPTDSTVRTQLRILEAKGHVVHETHGNRYVYAPTVPRHSARRSALRHLVETFFDGSRAKVVAALLGTDVGQLTPDELERIESLVRRAREEAS; encoded by the coding sequence ATGCACCAGGCGCTGAGCAGACGTGAGCGGCAGATCATGGACGTGCTGTACCGGCACGGGCGGGCCACGGCCGCGGAGGTGCTGGCCGCGCTGCCCGGATCCCCGACCGACTCGACCGTGCGGACGCAGTTGCGGATCCTCGAGGCGAAGGGACACGTCGTCCACGAGACGCACGGCAACCGGTACGTCTACGCGCCGACAGTACCCAGACACTCGGCCCGGCGGTCGGCCTTGCGACACCTGGTCGAGACGTTTTTCGACGGATCGCGCGCGAAGGTCGTTGCGGCGTTGCTCGGCACCGATGTCGGCCAGCTCACGCCGGACGAACTCGAACGCATCGAATCGCTGGTGCGCCGCGCGCGGGAGGAAGCGTCATGA
- a CDS encoding nucleoside hydrolase: MLTIRVLALAAAVFLLPVAMLAAQPAPRIPVIVDTDANNELDDQHALAYVLLNGDTFRVEGVTVNATRGGGDVRGHYEEARRVMALCGVAGIPLHAGANGSFEAIRPTMRQPDFDGKAAVDFIIARAEAQPAGTRLVLLPIGKLTNIALALARSPGIAKKVRIVWLGSNYPAPGEYNQDNDPESLRYVLSVEVPFEMVVVRYGTPSGTDGIRVTPDEVKATFAGGGPRVGTPVMGRHGEAFTTFGDYSVNLFAHIKFDRTPPSRALYDVGAAAILKNPAWATSRRQGAPALVGTQWEDRVGNTRMITIWENFNRDAIVADFVRTLQSPVVARP, translated from the coding sequence ATGCTGACCATCCGCGTCCTGGCCCTGGCCGCCGCCGTGTTCCTTCTGCCGGTGGCGATGTTGGCTGCGCAACCTGCCCCCCGCATCCCGGTCATCGTCGACACGGACGCCAACAACGAACTCGACGACCAGCACGCGCTCGCGTACGTGCTGCTCAATGGCGACACGTTTCGCGTCGAGGGCGTGACCGTGAATGCGACCAGGGGCGGCGGCGACGTCCGCGGCCACTACGAGGAGGCACGCCGCGTGATGGCGCTGTGCGGCGTTGCCGGGATCCCGCTGCACGCGGGGGCGAACGGCTCCTTCGAGGCCATCCGCCCGACGATGCGGCAGCCGGACTTCGATGGCAAGGCGGCGGTGGATTTCATCATTGCGCGTGCCGAGGCCCAGCCCGCGGGAACGCGGCTCGTGCTGCTGCCAATCGGCAAGCTGACCAACATCGCGTTGGCGCTCGCGCGATCGCCAGGCATCGCGAAGAAGGTCCGCATCGTGTGGCTCGGCTCGAACTATCCGGCGCCGGGCGAGTACAACCAGGACAACGACCCCGAGTCACTCCGCTACGTGCTGTCGGTGGAGGTGCCGTTCGAAATGGTGGTGGTCCGGTACGGCACGCCATCCGGAACGGACGGGATTCGGGTCACACCGGACGAGGTCAAGGCGACGTTCGCCGGCGGCGGGCCGCGAGTGGGCACACCGGTGATGGGGCGCCACGGGGAGGCGTTCACGACCTTCGGCGACTATTCCGTGAACCTGTTCGCGCACATCAAGTTCGACCGCACACCGCCGTCGCGGGCGCTCTACGACGTGGGTGCGGCCGCGATCCTGAAGAATCCAGCGTGGGCGACCTCGCGGCGCCAGGGCGCGCCGGCACTCGTCGGCACGCAATGGGAGGACCGCGTCGGCAACACCCGGATGATCACGATCTGGGAGAACTTCAACCGCGACGCCATCGTCGCCGACTTCGTGCGGACGCTGCAGAGTCCGGTCGTCGCGAGGCCGTAG
- a CDS encoding dienelactone hydrolase family protein encodes MRESSTTRRQVLGALGSLGVLASTGLAADANMQAPSSSPTSVAARRAELYALLGRLPDRTRPVSGEKLGEVERDGYILETWRYDLNGIEPVPGYVARPKGLTGRAPGVIFCHSHGGGYKIGKTEFIEGRSYLQPTPYAKALTDLGYVAICIDTWIFGERSHTTELDMFKAMLLKGQVLWGMMVYDSLRVADVFLQRPDVDPARLATLGMSMGSTAAWYLAALDERMKVCVDINCLTDLQALIDDNGLSRHGIYYYVPDLMNHFTTAQINELIAPRAHLALAGLRDKLTPVVGLDRIDAHLKAVYAAQGHPERWQMNRYDVEHQETPEGRQAILAFLRQHLT; translated from the coding sequence ATGAGGGAGTCGTCCACTACACGCCGGCAGGTCCTCGGGGCCCTGGGCAGCCTCGGCGTGCTGGCATCCACCGGGCTGGCCGCCGACGCCAACATGCAGGCACCTTCCTCGTCTCCTACGTCAGTCGCCGCGCGCCGGGCCGAACTGTACGCCCTGCTCGGGAGGCTGCCCGATCGCACACGCCCGGTGTCGGGCGAGAAGCTCGGGGAAGTCGAGCGCGACGGCTACATCCTCGAAACGTGGCGCTACGACCTGAACGGCATCGAGCCGGTACCCGGATACGTCGCCCGGCCCAAGGGGCTCACCGGCCGGGCGCCCGGCGTCATCTTCTGCCACTCGCACGGCGGCGGCTACAAGATCGGCAAGACGGAGTTCATCGAGGGCCGCAGCTACCTGCAGCCGACGCCGTATGCCAAGGCGCTGACCGACCTCGGATACGTCGCCATCTGCATCGACACCTGGATCTTCGGCGAACGGAGCCACACCACCGAGCTCGACATGTTCAAGGCGATGCTGCTGAAGGGCCAGGTCCTCTGGGGGATGATGGTCTACGACAGCCTGCGCGTTGCGGACGTGTTCCTGCAACGTCCCGACGTCGACCCGGCGCGGCTGGCAACCCTCGGCATGTCGATGGGCTCGACTGCTGCGTGGTATCTCGCCGCGCTCGACGAGCGCATGAAGGTCTGCGTCGACATCAACTGCCTGACCGACCTGCAGGCGCTGATCGACGACAACGGCCTGTCGCGGCACGGCATCTACTACTACGTGCCGGACCTGATGAACCACTTCACCACCGCGCAGATCAACGAGCTCATCGCGCCGCGTGCGCACCTCGCCCTCGCGGGTCTGCGCGACAAGCTGACGCCTGTCGTCGGGCTCGATCGCATCGATGCGCACCTGAAAGCGGTGTACGCCGCGCAGGGTCATCCCGAGCGCTGGCAGATGAACCGCTACGACGTCGAACACCAGGAAACACCCGAAGGTCGCCAGGCGATCCTCGCATTCCTGCGACAACATTTGACCTGA
- a CDS encoding elongation factor P, translating into MAGLIAAIDFKRKMYVEFEDAPFHMLEVEISRPTARGGQTLVRVKMRNLINRSVFDKTFKAQDKLKEPDLVMVPASFQFADGTGLHFMDLENFETLTLNEDIVGEDRLLLTDNLEVQIQKFNGNPIGLQLPVIVELTVARTEMGSRGDTASGSVTKAATLDTGLELRVPLFVNEGEKVRVHTETREFAGRA; encoded by the coding sequence ATGGCCGGACTGATCGCCGCAATCGACTTCAAGCGCAAGATGTACGTCGAGTTCGAGGATGCCCCCTTCCACATGCTCGAGGTCGAGATCTCGCGGCCGACGGCACGCGGCGGGCAGACGCTCGTCCGCGTGAAGATGCGTAACCTGATCAACCGCTCGGTGTTCGACAAGACCTTCAAGGCGCAGGACAAGCTGAAGGAGCCCGACCTGGTGATGGTGCCGGCCTCCTTCCAGTTCGCCGACGGCACCGGCCTGCACTTCATGGACCTCGAGAACTTCGAGACCCTCACCCTCAACGAGGACATCGTCGGCGAGGATCGGCTGCTGCTGACCGACAACCTGGAAGTGCAGATCCAGAAGTTCAACGGCAACCCGATCGGCCTGCAGTTGCCGGTGATCGTCGAGCTCACGGTGGCCCGGACGGAGATGGGCAGCCGCGGCGACACCGCGAGCGGCAGCGTGACCAAGGCCGCGACGCTCGACACCGGCCTCGAGTTGCGCGTGCCGCTGTTTGTCAACGAAGGCGAGAAGGTGCGCGTCCACACCGAGACCCGCGAGTTCGCAGGTCGCGCCTAG
- a CDS encoding CocE/NonD family hydrolase, whose translation MFTSLVLVTTMLLAQGASPFTERILIDHHKAIPMRDGVTVYADVYRPSREGRFPAIVVRTPYGVQREATGVHDRMISLARMGYAVVNVDVRGRYESEGTWDPFRAEAKDGYDVVEWAAKQPWTNGKVATQGGSYLGHTQWATLGEAPPSLVAAFPAVASTNLYANWVTHGGAFHLAFNFGWAVVRMPFRIMQPQWYFTGPDAAPELRYEQMLMHLPLETMDERAFQHPVKHWRDWVTHDSYDAYWKAVSDEEKFAKVNVPVMAQGGWFDIFLPGTIDGFVGVRKHGANERARSLTRMVIGPWGHGPSRKYGDLDFGPDADRTLFEYETRWHDFHLKGVKNGIDTDAPVQIFYMGVNKWRGEAEWPVPGTQYTRWYLQPGGGLAPAAPAGEGSSTYRYDPNDPVPTTGGNNCCGSPTIAGPVDQKPLDGRADIVRFTSELLKEPVTIGGPVAMDLHATTDGKDTDWMVKLVDVSPDGKAYPMAEGILRARYRDGLDKPTLLTAGQPYRYTVGMVGTAVVFLPGHRIRVDISSSNFPQFDRNLNTGDPLGKGTQPRVAQQTIHHSAARPSAIVLPVVRGF comes from the coding sequence GTGTTCACCAGCCTGGTCCTCGTCACCACGATGCTGCTCGCCCAAGGCGCTTCGCCCTTCACCGAACGCATCCTCATCGACCATCACAAGGCGATCCCCATGCGCGACGGCGTCACCGTCTACGCCGACGTCTATCGCCCATCGCGCGAGGGGAGGTTCCCGGCCATCGTCGTACGGACACCATACGGCGTGCAACGCGAGGCCACGGGCGTTCACGACCGCATGATCTCCCTCGCTCGCATGGGCTACGCCGTCGTGAACGTCGACGTGCGCGGACGTTACGAGAGCGAGGGGACATGGGATCCGTTCCGCGCGGAGGCCAAGGACGGCTACGACGTCGTCGAGTGGGCCGCAAAGCAGCCCTGGACGAACGGCAAGGTCGCGACGCAGGGCGGAAGCTACCTCGGCCACACGCAGTGGGCCACGCTCGGCGAGGCACCGCCGAGCCTCGTGGCCGCGTTTCCTGCCGTCGCCTCCACAAACCTCTACGCCAACTGGGTCACCCATGGCGGCGCGTTCCATCTGGCCTTCAACTTCGGCTGGGCGGTTGTCCGGATGCCGTTCCGGATCATGCAGCCGCAGTGGTATTTCACCGGTCCCGACGCTGCGCCCGAGCTGCGTTACGAGCAGATGCTCATGCACCTGCCGCTCGAGACGATGGACGAGCGGGCCTTCCAACACCCCGTGAAGCATTGGCGCGATTGGGTGACGCACGACAGCTACGACGCCTACTGGAAGGCGGTCAGTGACGAGGAGAAGTTCGCCAAGGTGAACGTGCCGGTGATGGCGCAGGGCGGCTGGTTCGACATCTTCCTGCCCGGGACGATCGACGGCTTCGTGGGCGTGCGCAAGCACGGCGCCAACGAGCGGGCGCGGTCACTGACGCGAATGGTGATCGGACCATGGGGCCACGGCCCGTCTCGCAAGTACGGCGACCTCGATTTCGGACCCGATGCCGATCGCACGCTGTTCGAGTACGAGACACGCTGGCACGACTTCCACCTGAAAGGCGTGAAGAACGGCATCGACACCGACGCGCCCGTGCAGATCTTCTACATGGGCGTGAACAAGTGGCGTGGTGAAGCGGAATGGCCAGTGCCTGGGACGCAGTACACGCGCTGGTACCTGCAGCCGGGCGGAGGGCTCGCACCTGCTGCGCCAGCGGGTGAGGGGTCCTCGACCTATCGGTACGACCCGAACGATCCGGTACCGACGACCGGCGGCAACAACTGCTGTGGCTCGCCGACGATTGCCGGTCCCGTCGATCAGAAGCCGCTCGACGGCCGTGCCGACATCGTCCGTTTCACGAGCGAGCTACTGAAGGAACCGGTGACCATCGGCGGGCCCGTGGCGATGGACCTGCATGCCACCACCGACGGCAAGGACACCGACTGGATGGTGAAACTGGTGGACGTCTCCCCGGACGGCAAGGCGTACCCGATGGCCGAGGGGATCCTGCGTGCCCGCTATCGCGACGGGCTCGACAAGCCGACCCTGCTCACGGCGGGCCAGCCGTATCGGTACACGGTCGGCATGGTCGGCACCGCCGTCGTGTTCCTGCCCGGCCACCGCATCCGCGTGGACATCTCGTCGAGCAATTTCCCGCAGTTCGACCGCAACCTGAACACCGGCGATCCGCTGGGGAAGGGCACGCAGCCGCGCGTCGCGCAGCAGACGATCCACCATTCCGCAGCCCGCCCCAGTGCCATCGTGTTGCCGGTGGTCAGGGGCTTTTGA